A genomic region of Arvicola amphibius chromosome 7, mArvAmp1.2, whole genome shotgun sequence contains the following coding sequences:
- the Serping1 gene encoding plasma protease C1 inhibitor codes for MASRLTPLTLLLLLLAGDRAFSDSEAASHSIQDPLVTQEESRDIIPERDGPWSSSKHTVQSSTWPTTNAPTKNTADTTQNTQPMAQLPTDSPSQPPMNPSGQLPMNSSGQPSVNASGQPPMNASGQPPMNASGQPPMDPSSQPCTTTDSPTQAPTKPFCSEPLAQCSDSDRKSSEATLAEALTEFSLRLYHAFSSTKKAETNMAFSPFSIASLLTQVLLGAGDSTKSNLEDVLSYPKDFACVHQALKAFSSKGVTSVSQIFHSPDLAIRDTYVNASQTLYGSSPRALGPDSGANLELINTWVAENTNHKISQLLDSLPSDTRLVLLNAVYLSAKWKKPFEQKNQKSSFLYKNAVIKVPMMSSKKYPMAHFSDQTLKARVGQLQLSHNLTFVIMVPQSQKHKLEDMEEALTPTVFKAIMKKLELSRYQPTYLVMPRIKVKNNQDMLSIMEKMEFFDFSYDLNLCGLTDDPDLLVSSMKHQTVLELTETGVEAAAASAVSVARNLIIFEVQQPFLFLLWDQQHKFPVFMGRVYDPRA; via the exons ATGGCCTCCAGGCTGACCCCGCTgaccctcctgctgctgctgctggctggg GATAGAGCCTTCTCAGATTCAGAAGCTGCCAGCCACAGCATCCAGGACCCATTGGTCACTCAAGAAGAAAGTAGAGACATCATCCCTGAGAGAGATGGCCCCTGGAGTTCCAGTAAACATACAGTACAGTCTTCTACCTGGCCAACGACCAATGCACCAACCAAAAACACGGCTGACACCACCCAGAACACCCAACCGATGGCACAACTACCCACGGATTCTCCCAGCCAGCCCCCCATGAATCCTTCCGGCCAGCTCCCTATGAATTCTTCTGGCCAGCCCTCTGTGAATGCTTCCGGCCAGCCCCCCATGAATGCTTCTGGCCAGCCCCCCATGAATGCTTCTGGCCAGCCCCCCATGGATCCCTCCAGTCAACCGTGTACAACCACGGATTCTCCCACCCAGGCTCCCACCAAACCCTTCTGCTCAGAGCCGCTTGCTCAGTGCTCTGATTCAGACAGAAAGTCCTCAGAGGCTACACTGGCGGAGGCTTTGACAGAGTTTTCATTGAGGCTCTACCACGCCTTCTCATCCACCAAAAAGGCTGAGACCAACATGGCCTTCTCCCCATTCAGCATCGCCAGCCTCCTGACGCAGGTCCTTCTCG gggctggagacagCACCAAGAGCAACCTGGAGGATGTCCTTTCCTACCCCAAGGACTTCGCCTGTGTCCACCAGGCTCTGAAGGCCTTTTCATCCAAAGGTGTCACTTCTGTGTCGCAGATCTTCCACAgccctg ACCTGGCCATCAGGGACACCTATGTGAATGCCTCTCAGACCCTGTATGGAAGCAGCCCCAGAGCCCTGGGCCCGGACAGTGGTGCTAACTTAGAACTCATCAACACCTGGGTGGCCGAGAACACCAACCACAAGATCAGCCAGCTGCTGGACAGCCTGCCCTCTGACACCCGCCTCGTCCTCCTGAATGCTGTCTACTTGAGCG CCAAATGGAAGAAACCATttgaacaaaaaaatcagaagtcaTCTTTCCTCTACAAAAACGCTGTGATTAAAGTGCCCATGATGAGCAGCAAAAAGTACCCTATGGCCCACTTCAGTGACCAGACTCTGAAGGCCAGG GTAGGACAGCTGCAGCTCTCTCACAACCTGACATTTGTCATCATGGTGCCCCAGAGCCAGAAGCACAAACTTGAAGACATGGAGGAGGCTCTCACCCCCACTGTCTTTAAGGCTATCATGAAGAAGCTGGAGCTGTCAAGGTACCAGCCCACCTATCTGGTGATGCCTCGGATCAAAGTGAAGAACAACCAAGACATGCTGTCAATCATGGAGAAGATGG AATTCTTTGACTTCTCTTACGATCTCAACCTGTGCGGGCTGACCGACGACCCAGATCTTCTGGTGTCTTCCATGAAGCACCAGACTGTGCTAGAGCTGACAGAGACGGGCGTGGAGGCCGCTGCCGCCTCAGCGGTCTCTGTGGCCCGAAACTTAATCATCTTTGAGGTTCAGcagcccttcctcttcctgctctgggACCAGCAACACAAGTTCCCGGTCTTCATGGGCCGGGTGTACGACCCCAGGGCCTGA